Part of the Arvicanthis niloticus isolate mArvNil1 chromosome 2, mArvNil1.pat.X, whole genome shotgun sequence genome, CAGAGACAGGCTTCAAACAAGCCCCCAGAAATCTGGAACCCAGCCATTCCACCCCGAAGCAAGAAGAGCAGTGTTGAGTTAGGAGCACGTGGAGGAAAGGGTCTCCTCATTGGTGTCAAAGGGAGTCTCAGCCAACCCCAGGCCACTGGACACGTTTAACTCGTCCTTTCTGCCCTCAGAGATTCCTGACACCTCTAGAATTCTCTAGTGATCCGATATCTGGTCTCTGGAAGCAGCTACTCAAAGAACCTCAGTTTctttccatcaaaaaaaaaaggggggggctcACATCAGCCAGCAAGATGGGTCAgcaggcacttgccaccaaaacTGACAACCCCAGTGTTATCCctggggacccacatggtagaaagcgagactctcacaagttgtcctctgacttccacccaTGCACCAAGGCATGTGCACACTGTCCATCACCCACACCAAATAAAACGCGATGTAAACATTTTAAGGGCCAGGCGGCTTGGACTGGGCCATAGACGTCCGTGGCTCCCCGGACTATCCAGCTCCCTCACCCAAGCAGGGGTTCCTTGTAAAGAGCTTTCGGAAGGCTTCACACTCTTCGCGCCGGTTTCCGCTGGCCTCGCAGCCGCACCAGGGCGCGACACGCGCGCTCACGTTGTCCAGGTAGTTGGGGGTGACCACGGTGCCTGCGGGGACCCCCAGGGCGTGTGACGGGCGCCCGGAGTCTGCCTCCGCCGCCCCGCCCTCCCGAGGCCGCCCGGCGTACCTACGAGGCCTGCGTAGGCGCGCAGACACCGCGGACCCCGCTCCTCCGGGCAGCCGTCGCGGGAGCCGGGCACGGGAGCGCACGAGGCCTGGAAGGCAAGGAGACGGGGCCTGCGCGCGCCCGGACGCCGGTGAGCGGCCCAGCCCGCCCCGCACGCACCGGCACAGGCGGCTGCGCTCGCAGCGGTCCaggggcttcaggcaggaaggcGGCGCCGGCCCGGGGCCCGAGAACGCACAGGCGGGCGCGAAGGTCTGGCGCCGTCGCTCGGCGCACGCGGGGCCTTCGCATCCGCAGAAGAGCAGCGCATGCGTGAGCGCCGGAGGCCCGCGGGCGAAGAAGCGGCGCAGGGCACGGCGGCAGCGGGAGCGCACGCAGCCCCCGGATCCCGGCCAACCCCCGGGAGCCGCCCGGCCCAGGCATCGCGCCACGTACTCCGAGCGCAGTTGCTGGCACTGCTCGTCTGCAGTGCACGCCTCGGCCGCGTCCACACAGCGATTCCCGTCGGTGGAGCACGCAGACTCTGGTGAGGGGCGGGCAGGCTGCAGTCTTTCGTGCTTGGTTCTCCACATTCCACACCCCAGAATTGGGGGGTGGGTACCCAAACCCAAGAGGAGAGAGTGTGGCCCTTAAGCGTGACCTGTTGATTCTGAAGAAGGAGCATGAGCAGGTCCTAGGGATAGCTACCCAGGTCGTGAATGGGTGTAATACTCAGAGATTGGGCTTGACCTTTCCCCAGAAGCTGAGGTTCAGTCTCCACCACCATCTCCAGAACCGGCACATGCATCCACAGAGGGTCTAATGGGCCCTTTTcatcctccccacctccacctgaCAGGACACTGAGGCTTAATGGACACATTGGAAACGGcactcatcctcctcctcttgaTACACTGGTGTTCTCTTCTCTGACACATGGAAAGCCTTTGAGTAAATCTATAGGTTTCTGGCCCTCCTTCCATTCTGTCTTGTGCCTCCTGACCCCGTCCAGATACTTCTTCATTGATCTGAGTTTAACTCATCTTTCCCCATCGGGACTCTGGCTCTGGACCACAAAGGGGAATTCTGAGCATTGGATTCGCCAGACAGGGACTATATATTGAGTAGCACATTCAGGCCCTGGCTTCCAGATGTGGATTCAGACAGACCCCTGATGGCAGACCATAGGACTTCATCTTGAGACAGACCTGGACATTTATCAGTAGTTTCAGTGAAGATGTAGATAAGTCACAGATGACAACTCATTCAGGGAAAATAGAATGCCTGACCCCTCTGGAGTAGCATCAGTAGACCTGGCAGCTGTGTCTGAACTTGCCACTGGACATATGTAAATTCAACCAAGTCACCAAATTCAGGCTTATGGCACTTCCTTTTCCCACCCTGTTATCTCTCTGGCATCCCAGACTCAGTAAAATTGCCTGGCCTGGTCTCTCATCCATCACCCTTAAATGTGCTCCACTCAACATGGCATGGCTCAGCTCTAAGAGACACCATGAATCAGTAGGAAACTCCCAAGAGCAGGAGCTCTGAGGACCACATTGGGGGTTGggtgagggaaggaaaaagaaagttccTGGGGCACAGGTATCAAGGCTAGATTTGGGAAGGGTGGCATAAGCCATTTTTGGACATCCCTTTCAGCAACCAGCTTTTTCTTTAGTAACTCTCTTGCAATCCCACCTTGTTCCTGAGGCTCAGGGCCAGAGAGGGCAGGGGCCAGGGCCAAGGAGGAGATGGGCTCtcacccagcagcagcagcagcagcagcagcaagaacagcAGTGCAGACTCCAGACAGCAAGCCATAGCGGCTGGCAGAACCCCAGTTGGACAGATGCTTCTTCCTAGAACCTGTTAAGCCTGGAGGGCAGTGGACACCTGCTGACAGGTGTGCTCCTAGCTTTAGAGAGGAAGTAACATCCTGCTGGCTtcactctgtccccacccccagacaGCACCTTCAGTGGATCCA contains:
- the Gfra4 gene encoding GDNF family receptor alpha-4 isoform X1, translating into MLSGAHLRVMDERPGQAILLSLGCQRDNRSACSTDGNRCVDAAEACTADEQCQQLRSEYVARCLGRAAPGGWPGSGGCVRSRCRRALRRFFARGPPALTHALLFCGCEGPACAERRRQTFAPACAFSGPGPAPPSCLKPLDRCERSRLCRPRLLAFQASCAPVPGSRDGCPEERGPRCLRAYAGLVGTVVTPNYLDNVSARVAPWCGCEASGNRREECEAFRKLFTRNPCLDGAIQAFNSFQPSILQDQRNPYQNAGCCFPKARGGGHEWPEKGWRQKLSPFCSHSQGVLDTHSHCPGSPGPALIRKVSHGQHS
- the Gfra4 gene encoding GDNF family receptor alpha-4 isoform X4; the protein is MACCLESALLFLLLLLLLLLESACSTDGNRCVDAAEACTADEQCQQLRSEYVARCLGRAAPGGWPGSGGCVRSRCRRALRRFFARGPPALTHALLFCGCEGPACAERRRQTFAPACAFSGPGPAPPSCLKPLDRCERSRLCRPRLLAFQASCAPVPGSRDGCPEERGPRCLRAYAGLVGTVVTPNYLDNVSARVAPWCGCEASGNRREECEAFRKLFTRNPCLDGAIQAFNSFQPSILQDQRNPYQNAGCCFPKVSSIPILTALALQALL
- the Gfra4 gene encoding GDNF family receptor alpha-4 isoform X3, coding for MLSGAHLRVMDERPGQAILLSLGCQRDNRSACSTDGNRCVDAAEACTADEQCQQLRSEYVARCLGRAAPGGWPGSGGCVRSRCRRALRRFFARGPPALTHALLFCGCEGPACAERRRQTFAPACAFSGPGPAPPSCLKPLDRCERSRLCRPRLLAFQASCAPVPGSRDGCPEERGPRCLRAYAGLVGTVVTPNYLDNVSARVAPWCGCEASGNRREECEAFRKLFTRNPCLDGAIQAFNSFQPSILQDQRNPYQNAGCCFPKVSSIPILTALALQALL
- the Gfra4 gene encoding GDNF family receptor alpha-4 isoform X2, coding for MACCLESALLFLLLLLLLLLESACSTDGNRCVDAAEACTADEQCQQLRSEYVARCLGRAAPGGWPGSGGCVRSRCRRALRRFFARGPPALTHALLFCGCEGPACAERRRQTFAPACAFSGPGPAPPSCLKPLDRCERSRLCRPRLLAFQASCAPVPGSRDGCPEERGPRCLRAYAGLVGTVVTPNYLDNVSARVAPWCGCEASGNRREECEAFRKLFTRNPCLDGAIQAFNSFQPSILQDQRNPYQNAGCCFPKARGGGHEWPEKGWRQKLSPFCSHSQGVLDTHSHCPGSPGPALIRKVSHGQHS